CATCGTCACCGGTCCAACCGGTGCAGGTAAGACGACCACGCTCTACGCCGCGCTGGCTCGGATCAATACCATCGACTCAAAGCTCCTGACCGCGGAAGACCCGGTCGAGTATGACATCGACGGCATCGTCCAGATCCCGGTGAACGAGTCGATCGGTCTGACCTTCCCGCGCGTGCTCCGCGCCTTCCTGCGTCAGGACCCCGACCGTATCATGGTGGGGGAGATGCGTGACATGGACACGGCCCAGATCGCCATCCAGGCCTCGCTCACGGGTCACTTGGTGCTTTCCACCCTTCACACCAATGATGCGCCCGGTGCGGTGACCCGTCTAGTGGACATGGGTTGCGAACCTTTCCTTGTGGCTGCCTCGCTGGAAGGTGTTCTTGCCCAACGTCTTGTCCGGACGATCTGCAAGAGCTGCAAGGCCTCTTACGAGCCGAACGAAAGCATCCTCATGCAGCTCGGCGTGGCTGTCCATGAACTGGGTGACAAGGACTTCTTCACCGGTCGCGGCTGCGAGATCTGCGGAAACAGCGGTTACAAGGGCCGTAAGGGTCTCTACGAGCTGCTCGATATCACCGACCCGCTTCGAGAGCTGATCACCGATCGTGCCCCGACGGTGGTTCTGAAGCAGAAGGCGATGGAGCTGGGGATGCATACCCTCCGCGAGGACGGTCTGCGGAATATTTACCTTGGCCACACCACCATCGAAGAGGTCCTGAAATACACCTGATCCAACACCTTTCGACGCGAATTTTGAGTCGCCAGCCATCGATTGTGCGATCACATTCCTTTCACTCGATTTAAAAACAACCCCATGCCTCAGTTCCAATTCACCGCCGCGGATGCCAAGGGCGAGCAGATGTCCGGCACCATCGAATCCACCAGCGAAGCGGAAGCCATCCAGCAACTGCGTTCGCAGGGCTATTACCCCCTGCAGGTTGTCGAGGCCGGCAAGGGCAAGCTGGCCGCTAAGAAGGGTGCCAAGAAGGGCAAGGCTCCTGCCAAGAAGGGACCGAAGGCGACCACCGGCGGCCGCATCAAGCCGAAGATCCTCATGATCTTCACCCGCCAGTTGGCGACGCTGATCGACTCCGGCCTGCCGCTGCTCCGCGGTCTTACCGTTCTCGCCAAGCAGGAACCGAATCCGGTACTGAAGGGCACTATTGGCGCCCTCGCCGATTCCGTTCAATCCGGCTCCACTTTCTCTGAGGCGCTCGCCCAGCACCCGAAGATCTTCAACAAGCTCTATGTGAACATGGTGAAAGCCGGTGAGCTGGGCGGTGTGCTTGAAGTCGTGCTCGTCCGTCTCGCGGAATACCAGGAAAAGGCCCACAAGCTGAAGAACAAGATCGTGTCCGCGATGGTGTATCCGGTCATCGTGATGTTCATCGCCGTGGCGATCCTCGTCTTCCTCATGCTCTTCATCGTTCCGAAGTTCGAAACGATGTTCGCCGAACTCGGCAAGGACGCGGAGCTGCCGATGATCTCTCAGATCGTCTTCGGCACCTCGAAGTTCTTCCTCAAGCCTTCGATCTGGATCATCCCGAACATCGTCTGGGTGTTCATCGCCTTCGGTCTCATCGGCTTCCTGATGAACATGTGGGGCAAGACCAAGAAGGGCCGCCGCATCATCGACTCCTTGAAGCTGAAGCTCCCGATCTTCGGTGACATCCAGCGGAAGTCGGCGATCGCCCGCTTCTCCCGCACGCTCGGCACGCTCGTGACATCCGGTGTGCCGATCCTCCAAGCCCTCAATATCACCCGTGACACCGCCGGTAACGTGGTCGTGTCCGACGCGATCGAGAAGGTCCACGAGGCGGTGAAGGAAGGTGAATCCATCGTGTCCCCGATGCAGACCTCGAACATCTTCCCCTCCATGGTGATTTCCATGGTGGACGTGGGTGAAGAAACCGGTCAGCTCCCGGAAATGCTTCTGAAGGTGGCAGACGTGTACGACGACGAAGTGGACAACGCCGTGACCGCGCTTACCTCTATCTTGGAGCCGATCATGATCGTCGTCCTTGCTCTTGTCGTCGGTGCCGTGGTGTTCGCGCTCTTCCTGCCGCTGATCAAGATCATCTCCGAAATGGGCAACATGTGATCGGAAACCGGGTGCCGGTTCCGAAAACAGGCACCCGAATCATAAAACCCGGATACCCATGAAAATCAACGAATCCCGGCGCAATGCCGCTGGCTTCAGCCTGATGGAACTGGTGGTCGTCGTGGCGATCATCGTGCTCCTCGCTGGCCTGACTATGGCGGGCATGTCCTTCATCAACCAGAAGAACGCCCGTGAGAAGGCGAAGGTTCAGGTGAAGCTCATCGAGAATTCCTTGGAGAACTACTTCAATGATAACCGCTCCTATCCACCGGCCAATGACCCGGCTGGCGAACGCGGTGACGAGGTGCTCTACAAGTATCTTTACTATGATGGCTTCGAAGCCCGCGATAACGGCGGCGTGGTTTATCTTCCGGAGCTGGATCCGGATAACAACACCAAGTCCGGCCAAGCGTGGATGGAAGGAAAGGGCCAGCAGGCTCGCATCATCGATCCTTGGGGTAAATATTTCCGTTATCGTTCCGGTGACACGCCGGATGCCGTGAATCCTGACTTCGATATCTGGTCCTGTGGTCCAGACGGCAAGACCAATGCCGATCCGAAGCACAAGGATTGCTTGGACGACATCAAGAACTGGTAAACGGAATAGTCGGGGCCGGGCTTGCGCGGCCTCTTTTCCGCACAACTTTATAAAGCCGCCGAGTCATCCCGGCGGCTTTTATTTTTCATCTATCTGCCAAGAACCGGGCTTTCGGCTCGACGTTCCACCATCACGAAGGCTTTTTTCCCGCGAACAATGAGCGAAGATTCCGTAGATCAACCCACCCCCGCCGAAGCTCCGGCCACGAAGGTGGCTCGCAAGCGTCCTTCTGTCCGCAAGGCGGCGAAGGCCAAGCCCGCTCCGGAAGCGGAAGCCGCTCCCACTCCCGCAGTGGTGGAAGCGCCTGCTCCCGCAGCTCCTGCCGAGCCTAGGCCGGAGCGCAAGGAACAGTCCGTGCCCGCCGAGATTGCCGCTTCGAGTTCTCATTCCGAGGGCGGTTCCGACGGCCACGACGCCGGTCGCATTGCTTTGCTTGTCGAAACTCCGGCAGGTGAACCCGGAGGCAATTCCAAGAAGCGCCGCCGGCGCAAGAAGAAGCACGGCCAACAAGGTGCGCAGGGGCAGCCGCAGGGAAATCACTCCCATTCCCAGCAGCAGCATCCGCACGCCGTGGTGCCGCATGGTGAAGCGCCTCCACAGGCTTCGCAGCAAACTTCGGAGCATGCGCATGCTCCCGCCGCGCAGGCCATGCACGCCGCGCCGCGTCCCAAGCTCGATCCTGAACAAGTGGCAAAGAAGGCTTGGAAAATCTTCCAAGCCGAGGTCGGGGAAGAGGGGCTTGCCCTCATCGATGACCATGACGCGCGTGAGATTTCGCGCCGTTGCTTCCGTCTTGCTGAGATCTTCCTGGAGGAAGCAGCGCGCCGGAATCGATAAATTCCCTTGGAAGGGGGTGGCGCTAATCTCGGCGCCACTCCATTTCAGACTCCCGCCTTGCCAAGCTGAGCCCGCAGTTGTGCGGCCAGCTCGGTCTTGCCACTCGCTTCAGCGAGGGTGATGCGAAGCTTCAAGACTTCCGGCGCGGAGCGCTCGGCATCGCTCATCGAGGTAAGAATTTCGATGGCCGCTTCATGATCGCCGATGGCGATCGAGCCTTCCAGAAGGTCGGCTGGTGCGATTACGCCGGGTTCCAGCGGCTTGTCCTTGTAGACCGCCCACTTGGCTTGGTCTGGCATGCTTTCCGGCGGATTCTTCACTTCGTCCAGATAGACGAGTTCATCGCCGTCACGCCATTGCCGCCAGTAGTTCAGGGTCATCACGATCACGAAGCCGAGCACGCACAGCGTGGTCTCCAAAATGAAGGGCGTGGTGACCATGCCCAGTATCCGCGCGAAGAACTCCCCAGCCAAGCCGGGAAGATGACGTCCGAAGACCAGCAGGAGGCCGACACAGAGGACCCCTGCGAGGACCGCCAGTCCGATTCCTACCTGCTTCCATCGTTCGTCGCGCGCCATGGCTGCCATAAAAAAGCATGGGGAAGGGGAGCTGGCGAATCTCAAAAATTTTTAAATAAACTTGATAATTTGTAAAAATTTAAGTTTTCTGCGGCTGCCCTCGCATGACCCTCGACCGGATCAGGCTCCTTGCCCTCGCGCTGCTCTGTGCCGCCTTGACCTTGGCGGCGCGTCGGTCGATTGCGGATGCGTCTGGTCGTCACGCAGCGGATTCCTCGGTACATTCCATTTCGGCGGAAGCCGGCGAAACGGCATGGGTAATCCCTGTTGAAATCGTCGAGGCCGGCCAGCCGCCCCGCCTGCATCAGGTCCGCGTGGGGCAATGATCTGCGCTGTTTGCATGGTCGCGGTTGAAATCACCCGCGTCACCCGCTAGACCCGCGGCGATGCGGCTTTACGACACGCTGGACCGCGAGCTCAAGGAGCTCCGCCCCCTCGACGGCACGACCTACCGGTTCTACTGCTGCGGCCCCACCGTGTATGGTCCCGCCCATATCGGAAACTTCCGGACCTTCGTGCTGCAGGATGTCTTCCGTCGCACCCTGGAAACCAGCGGCACACGGACCTTCCATGTCAGGAACATTACCGATGTGGACGACAAGACGATCCGGGATTCCCAAGCTGCGGGCAAATCGCTGAAGGACTTCACCGGCTTCTGGACGGAGAAGTTCCATGCCGATTGCGAAGCACTCGGCATGTTGCCGCCTCACGTCGAACCGGGTGCGGTCGATCACATTCCGCAGCAAATCGCGATGATCGCCACCTTGGTGGAGAAGGGGAATGCCTACGCCTCCGAGGATGGCTCGGTCTATTTCAACATCGGCTCTTATCCCGCTTACGGAAAGCTCTCCCGCCTCGACACCCGCGAGTTGGAGCTGGGCAAGACCCAGAACGAACGCGCCAATTCCGACGAATACGAGAAGGACAGCCTCTCCGACTTCGTGCTGTGGAAGGGCCGCAAGC
This portion of the Luteolibacter luteus genome encodes:
- a CDS encoding type II secretion system protein GspG, with translation MKINESRRNAAGFSLMELVVVVAIIVLLAGLTMAGMSFINQKNAREKAKVQVKLIENSLENYFNDNRSYPPANDPAGERGDEVLYKYLYYDGFEARDNGGVVYLPELDPDNNTKSGQAWMEGKGQQARIIDPWGKYFRYRSGDTPDAVNPDFDIWSCGPDGKTNADPKHKDCLDDIKNW
- a CDS encoding type II secretion system F family protein encodes the protein MPQFQFTAADAKGEQMSGTIESTSEAEAIQQLRSQGYYPLQVVEAGKGKLAAKKGAKKGKAPAKKGPKATTGGRIKPKILMIFTRQLATLIDSGLPLLRGLTVLAKQEPNPVLKGTIGALADSVQSGSTFSEALAQHPKIFNKLYVNMVKAGELGGVLEVVLVRLAEYQEKAHKLKNKIVSAMVYPVIVMFIAVAILVFLMLFIVPKFETMFAELGKDAELPMISQIVFGTSKFFLKPSIWIIPNIVWVFIAFGLIGFLMNMWGKTKKGRRIIDSLKLKLPIFGDIQRKSAIARFSRTLGTLVTSGVPILQALNITRDTAGNVVVSDAIEKVHEAVKEGESIVSPMQTSNIFPSMVISMVDVGEETGQLPEMLLKVADVYDDEVDNAVTALTSILEPIMIVVLALVVGAVVFALFLPLIKIISEMGNM